The Melitaea cinxia chromosome 22, ilMelCinx1.1, whole genome shotgun sequence genome segment tgataacgcgtattcacttgactattttttcgtctacctacgttgtattacttgtcgatataattgaagtcgatttttcttcgtttgcctgcaaacacaattattagtgtattttttgtgataaaataattaatgagattcctaatttctttttgtttacaGAAGTCCACGTTCACAATTCACGCAGTCGGAACTGATCTTCAGTTCGAAGCTGACTCCCTCAACAAGTGGGAAATATTCTTCTTACACCTGCGACCAGACGTGCAGGATCTGAGGGTTATTCTGATCGGACAGGACTTGAACCCATCGAATCTGCCGCTGGATTTGCTTGGAAAGATAAAGTAGGTAGACTCTTTATAGTATATCTTTGATAAGATATAGGTTTAGAAAATGCTAAAATACCCTCATATCACTAAATTAGTTATGTTCAactagttaaaataaaacaaataaatctaaGCTTTATTGGTTCTCTAATAACCATCCTATCAGTGACTATCATCATGATCTCCAACTTTCGaagtcaattattatataataataagaataaatgaATATACGCTTCATAATTatcggcccccagtaggattatctcctgtgtagggtccggaaacacacacattatggaaacaagcacaaacgcccagactacgagaaacatctgtatggccaatagaaaggatgtgcgggaatcgaacccgcgaccgttagCGCAACAACCGGCGATGTGACgcgctgcaccaacgcgtcgtttatatatattatgtacttgttaatactatgaaaataaataaaaccccACTGCGTATAAGTGACCATtgaagtatcaaataaaagcgAGATAGAAGATAGTTAAGAGTGATTTCTGAGATGTTTTCGCGTGATTGTACAGTATAAGTGGAATCTAAAAGGACACATTATGTGTGCCTTTTTTTGGTTACATTACAAATAAGTGTATAAATGTTGTTATATTGTTAAAACTAAGATAGAAAAATAAACCTTCTTGCAAAACTGCTTATGCATAATATTaccaattaaattgtattttatagtgataaagttattatatttatagatgtagagaaatattcacaatttttcattttatagcGTAATATACCTTCGAAATGGAAATATTCATCCATCAAATAAAATTCAAGAGAATATAACCCACGAACAACAAATAGCCAATTTGCAATATGAGTTTTCAGCAGTAACAGGGATATTCGTCTGATATGTGTCTGATATTCGTCTGATAGCATAAGTCAGACGAGACGGAGACAGCTTTAAGACACACAAATGACATCGTAAAAAAAGACATGTTCATTTGAAATTGTATGATATAAAAGAATacgtaaagttttaaattttcgtAATCTTAAAATTTGATCTGAAATTTTCACGAAAATGCTTAGAGCTTCATGTTAAAAAACTAGCTGTTGCCCACGGCTTCGCTCGCGCagaaattgattatatttaatagaaGGTGCTGAAGTAGTACccattcattttattaaaataatttagaaccTCTTTGTGTACCGCAATATTGTTCGAATTTCGAACGCTGGAACTAGCAGACTGCTCGCAGAGCTCAATTCCGATCAGGCTTAGTAAAGCAGTAATTATACTAACagtcagttttttattttattttttttatgtcactaggtcggcaaacaagcgtacggctcacctgatggtaagcgattaccgtagcttatagacgcctgcaataccggaatcattgcaagtgcgttgccgacccaatccccaatccccccaggagctctggtcaccttactcactaacaggaacacaatactgcttgaaaacagtattattttgctgtgatcttctgtaaggtcgaggtactaccccagtcgggctgctccatattctgagcaggaaattcctgctgtgccctacctcagttagttagATCGACTTCAGCCATTTTTAGGTAAAAGAACTAATCCCCTATGTTACCATCAAGAATTTACGCTAAAACtggaattcaaatttttttttttttttttttttttttatttatttatctaggatcaccagtaattgttaacactaattacacaataacgtaaacctaatcttaataaatactttagagctaagtgttacaatttattaaggTGAACACCACATGCAAAAAGAAGCGTTACattccaatataaaaaaaaaaacatatttaaaatgtataaaaatcaacagTCACCAATCATACATAAGAAGTAGCCATCTTAACAACAATTCGTCCATGTCTCGCACAGTTCCCGTCTGAGCTTGGTAAATGAGTCGGCAAAGACGTCGATTTTAGTTTCGTTAAGGAGTCTGGATAACCTCGGTACCAATGAGTTGGCACCCAGAGTTGTTTTGCGAAAGGGCGGGCACAGCGGAGTAATAGGAGTACGAGGATAAGTTCTCGGCACACGGAGTTGGAACCTCTCAAGCAGCTGTGGACAATTTATCgcgttttgtaaaattttgaaaagaaaagaaCAATCAAGTAAAATTCTGCGGTTTTCCAATGagatcattttaaaaaaaattaatcgtttTTTATAGGACAGCGTTTCCCTTGAAACTTTGTTCCAAAATGCCAAGTATGAGACAAATCGCTTTTATATGCGCTCCAATTTCAAAGTATGAACTGCAAAATGAGGCCTCCAAACAACACTACAGTACTCAGTCAAACTTCGAACTAAACTATTGTAAAGAATAATTCTTgtactattatttttgaatactcTTACATTACGAATCAAAAAACCTAACATGCGATTAGCTCTTTTGGAGATATACTCAATGTGATCCGTGAAGGTTAACTTCCTGTCAAACAAAACACCCAAgtccttaataatatttgtcttTTGTATCATATTCCCCCCAATATAATACtccgattcgactgtattaatTCTCCTTGAGAACCTCATATGATAACACTTTTTAGTGTTTATTTCCATACAATTAAGCTGGCACCACACGACCAAACGGTCTATGTCGCTTTGTAACAATTTCACGTCATCGATGCAGTCAATAGTTTTAAGGATCTTCAGATCGTCGGCATACATAAATGGGGTGGAGTGAAGGAAGCAACCTGGAATGTCATTAACAAAGATGTCAAACAGAAGCGGACCAAGATGAGAGCCCTGTGGTACTCCTGAAGTTATCTCGTAGGAAGATGAGTGATAGCCATTGACAACTACATAGAAGCTACGATGTTGTAAATACGACTTGATCCAAGGAAGAAGCGATCCACCAATTCCATAGGCAGATAATTTGCATATAAGTATGTCATGCGAAACTCTGTCAAATGCCTTACTGAAATCAGTATATAGGACATCAATTTCCTTATTTCTGTCCATTGCCTCAACAAGGGTGTCAGTGAATAGAGCTAGATTTGTGCACGTCGACCTTGATTTTACGAAGCCATGCTGATGGTCGGAAAGATGGTGACTTAAATGATTAAATATGAAAGGGTACACAAGTGGCTCAAAAATTTTGGGAAACACTGATAGAATTGAGATAGGTCTGTAGTTTGAAACTACTTCTACCTTGTCAGACTTGTAAACAGGCACTATTTTCGCAGATTTCCATTTAATAGGGAAAACGCCTGTTTGAAGAAACCTATTAAATATCAGAAAAAGAGGAAACGTTAACTCGTTAGCACAGGCTGTAACAAATATTGTTGGAATGCCGTCAGGCCCTGGGCCCTTATTTCGATCTaatgactttatttttcttaatatactaTGTTGGGTAATAAAAGGGACATTTAACTCTAGACTATAGTTACCAACATTTTTCCAATAATCAGACACTGTGTCGAGGCTATTACCACCACTACTATTGCGGTTCACATTGCACGTAGCAGCAAAGTGACACGCAAAAAGATTACAAATCTCTACACCATTGGAAGTTATCACGACACCGTCAGTCATTGTGTTTGGATACttgcttttacaatttttttttgagttcgTAAAAGACCAAAATAATTTGgggtttcttttaatattagattctaataaatttatataatttttgtacaatGACTTTGCCAATTCCTTGCAGCGTTTACTCAAAAGTGCTAATTCTATCTCATCTAGCggattcttatattttttatatctttttctaATCTTGATCTTTTcacgtattatttttttaaaggtaaaattcatttaatatgCAATCAAAACcctaaaaaaatcaaacaattttaGGCTTTTAGCTTATTTCAAGAACATAAGCTAAGCAAGGCTTTTTTCCTCATTTTTTATACACACGAATTTTGTTTATAGggatacaattaaaaataatttacatctaTATTCGAAACAGGCCCAGAGTATCAAACTATTTACAGGTTGTGTGAGAACTGCCGTACAAACAAACGTCGTGTGATATTTCATTTCCACGATAAGGAAACATACTGCGACTACTACTCCAGCGACGATTTCATCACTCCTGATATTggtaatgaataattaattacataaaagtatattaaataggTTATtgtatcataaatattatttttttataatattattttgtatcataaaacaaaaatcttttaaaaaatattattgtgtttttggagtttattgaagtttcatcattatcattacagcctatacagtccactgctggacacaggcctccataagtttacaccaaaaataacgtgaactcatgtgttttgcccatagtcaccacgctgggcaggcgggttggtattGAAGTTTAGTTTACTTAAGAATCGATGTTGTCAATGACCGTTAcatttttgttaacgccatctatcggaacttaATAGGGGTCTGATAGATGGCATTtctttaccatttgatatggtattcatCTTTcttttagactagtaagcctttttgtgtcaatttagacagtcgatctgcaGGAGTAAAAtccagtcgtgcgtcgaagCGGGCGGACTGAGCAAAcacttttttttcctttaaaaatgttttaaccgGTTTTTTGTTACAGTTTGCGCTTTCAACCCGAACATACACAGATCCAGTTTATACAATATTGAAGATATTTGGCCAACAACTATAAACAGCATTCTGAAGCAAAAAGTACCGTTCGTCATAACATCCTATACCATGGAAGAGTTAGAAAGAGATATGTCGAGAGTGAAAGAGACGGCGAGATACGATTTTAACGTAATTTTGGAACCTAAACACAATCCCTTTAGCAGCATGAGACCTGATAGAAATTTTATAACAGACCACGAAATTCCcttgttgtttaaaaattactgTTACACGTTACTGTGTGGTGCGttttaaatgtttgtagtgttttgttatttattttgaataaaaccaTTGTATGAATGCGtactcttttttattatatgttatttttcttCTCAGAGCTTCTTCAGAGCCTTTAtgttatatacttatgtttcattcgtattatatactagctgaacTACACCTTTTCACACTCGTTATTTCCGACCCTgtgggaatgtcgggataaaaattagcctatgtgttattctagatctccagcGACCTaagtaccaagtttcattaaaatcgatcttgcagtttttgcgtgaaagaacACACTAcatgaatttataatattattcggATTTTCTCAATGGTGATAACAAGTAGCTATCACTGAACTAAACACGGAGTATAAGTATTTCTGTGGTTTGTGGAACTAAATTAGCCTATAACGATCTACTGCTACGGTTTCTTTCTCCGTATATAAATAACTGGTAGGTGTCCAGATAACATCCGAGACCGATAGCTTTACTTGCCCTACGAGTCCTACTGGGGATAATTAAACATAACTGTCTGAGGCGACCCCGCGACCGCCAGTTGTTGGTTGGTCTGTTTATCATGGTCTAGGACTCTAGGCGTTTGCTtgtgttatgtatgttcgaCAAAGCAAAGTATTTAGTTGGAGAATATTTGTGTATGAGGTAATAAGAAAAACTAACAAAATCTTTctcacttattttatttaaataatatttttattatatttgaacttatttaatgtacttttaaatatcttttactattattatttacaataaaaatacttaatactaCAAACATTGTGGTGTATCACAGATAAAATATAAGTGATGGGACTTAcattacattcaattttttaaataaactaataatatattcttatattttcatattaatgtATCATAAATCTCGAATATGAATACTACATAAATATTAGAAGACTCCCCATAATAGCTTGCAATCATATATCAATCaagcaatttaaattaaataacaaatatagtaACATTTTAGGataccaaaaaataatacttattaaaacaGAAAATAGACCTATCTTTAATATTATCTGTTAGTTAGTGTCCAAAGATAgcctattttaaaattataaatttggcatattttagttacaaaatatttctttctcaaTAACACACAGGcacaaactattaaaaatatgatggCTTAAAagaatattcttatttataaatggCAATATTTGGCGATATTGTAGGTAATTTACTTtatctcaagtagtgttgtgcttttaattataaaattataaatatcgagTGTGAAAATCATTTTATGcacaaaaaattgaataaaaatttatatttaatatttataagtctCTGAATACTGACAAGTTGGCTTTAACTTTAAGcaattaagtattataaatagtCTTATCAGAAGCTACTTTTTCGACATTTTTacaacctatatatatatatatatatatattctactaTTTTGAAGTTTGACTTCCATTAGCatagacaatattttttacttacttcCTACAATAAAGTAGcacgaaataatttttgataacgtttacaaattgtattattatcgTCATTTTGAATGTCACGctaaaaaatacacatttctgttaaatgatataattgttatatcaGAACATGttgttgataaaaatattattaaaaaatataaaagtcgaatacatatataaatatatatagacttATTGTCGAACCCCGAAGCGAAGCTGGAAGGTACTTTCAcctatagaaaaatataaataagaaaataaatagggTAAAATATggcataaataacaataataaaaataaaaattatgtaaaagctataaataataaatcgataaaacatcgataaaataaattatattacatatgaaaaatacaaaaaatataatatatataattataaaagcaaCACTGgttagtaacaaaataataaaaaacaaaagaaaaaattgtgCTGTTATTAGTTAAACACACATTAGCAATTAGTGAAATTATTCAAACTTCATACTCAATTTCAGTTATACTTACTCTATGttacaaatatgtattattCGTTAAGTTAAAGTATAAGAACAAACCTGATAAACACACATGTTTAGTTCACTCATCCAGAATTTCTCTTATTTAAAATGTCTACTATTAAAAATGCCAGTAACAACAGTgcagttaaaattattatataatttgttttgtgatTCATGCTTTAgctacaatattaatttattaatcattcattaatttagttttgtcTCTTAttcgaaattaataaattgaaaccaAGGTCATAGACAAAATAATAACGGGAAAATGTGTTCGAAATtatcgttaattatttttttattattattacattgaaattatttaatttcgaaATAGAGACAATTCTGCCGTCCTTGGGCTAAAAAGTCGTTTGgccataaaattgtttttattcttctttcgaaaattaaaaataatattgtgagtatttgtaaaagtaaagtaaatttattaaacttgATGATTTTGTCATatctcattaaatattttatctaatttctattttttgaaattttttttggttGGTTGCTTTCAAGGCATTTGgctttttgaatttttcatatTCCAAGaatatttgataattaaaagCTGTTTCTTAGACCAAATTATAGAGAATtcgtaaacaatataatatacacaaatcAGTAAGAATCGACCAACTGATggttagttaatttttaaaggttttttagTCAATGGATGGCAGAAATGGTTATAATCCATTCAAAACATTCTAAACACATCACGGATAGTAAATGTATGTCACAACCTGATCTGTAGCAGCGTCTGTTGTAAATGTTTCGTTTTCACTAAAACTTTTTTGCTTattgttgtttaaaataaattcatcacTTTCCAACACAACACTATCACTTAAAGTACTTGGATCACTTTCTGTTGTCTGTtcgcttatttttaaataattatcactaATAGACTGGTTCGTTAGATTTACtgctaataatattaaattgtcttCGTTGTTGTCAAACGCTGTGTTATCATACTGTGTTGATGATTCAACATCTAAATCAGTAGTATTTGTGATTGGCAGCAAAAGATCATCAAATTCATTCAAATCTGTTTGATTGCTAAAAATGTTTTCTgataataaagttacttcatGATCGTTTTCTGACGTGTTAGATAAATTGATTTCAGTTGTAGGTTTTGTTTCTAGAAATAGTCTTTGTGAATTTTCTTCTGTATGTGTAgacattttagtaaaattttcatCTAAATGTGCCATATACTCGTCTGTTGTGATGTTCTTAAGatcatttttgtttgttaaatcatcttgttttgtatattttatatctgtTTTAAGAGTTGTGAATTCGTTTGGTTCACTTTTAATATATTCGTTACTATTTTCATCTTCCAGTTTGTAGTTAGCATTAAATAAAGCATCAAAGCTATCTATAAAGATGTCGTCATTACCAATTGGAACAGTATTATCTTCAAACTTATTCTGCTTTTGTtcggaaaatttatttattgatgttgTCGGGTCAATATTTTCCGCATTCGTTGTTATGTCTCCATCAAATAAGCTGTCTTTTTCAGATAAAActtgattttctttaaaaagcAAGTTTCCATCAAGCGAGGATTTAGTTACCAGACCTACTACTTCTTTGTCATTTATAGGCTCTTTTGTAGTCAAAGGATCATCAAGAAATCCTATCTTTTTTTCTTCATCAGCAAGTTTCTCAATAAAACCCATTGGGTCTTTAGTAATCAAAGAATTAAGTGTGTCTAAATCTTTAATAATAGGTGCTTCGGTAGTTACTAAGTTGTTGTTTATACTAGTGAGATGTGTTTCGTTCTTTACGCCTCTCTCAGTTTGCAACTCACCGTCACTTGCATCATTCTTATCAGATTTTATCAATGCATTAAATATCATGTCAACTACTGTACTGTCGTTTAACGTTTCAATATCAGTTATTTCATCTGATTTATTATAACCTTTCTTTATTAATTCCTCTTCAACGTTCTTAGATATGTCTTGAGTGTAGTTCAACGGTGGAATAAACACTAGTTCTGGGTCTATTACTACTTTTGATGTACTTGTGTTGTTTTCTGGTTCAACAATATTTGTTTGATTTGCAGCACCAATAGTGGTTAGAAATTCATTCTCAACCGTGAGGTCTGGAGGCGTTTCAATGATTGCATCGTTGgcaatgttaatttttttaacgtattttGATATTGCTGGGCCCAGGATTGTTTCTACGTATGAGTGAAGATTTTTGCATTTGTCTAAGGTGTTCACGTCATTTGAGCTTCCCCATATAATAAATCCAGATGCATTTGAATTGTAGAAGGACTTTAAAACAATATCTACATCTTTCTGAAAACAGAAATAACCAGATAATATTATAACGGTATATGCCAGCTATGATACAAATATATCATTGTATCTATATTTGAAAGATAACTTACTTCTGTCATATACCCTCCTTCTCGATATCTAAACCAGTAGTACGGCAGTACAGGTGAGTTGTGTCGTCTGACTCGAATAGCTTCTCTCACCCGACCTTGAATCAGCGACCCCAGTTgactagttgttagatttcgTGTACTGTACACCGATGGATACAGCGCTGAGCTCTCTGACCACATCCAATATAATCTAGTAAAAAGAagagctttaaaaataaattatgatacaATTTTACTGAAACGTCAGACTGCTGCTCTCCGAGATACGGTTATGAGGTGGTTCCACAGAGACATACACCcagaatagaaataaatatttgaaaaaatatatataatataatataatatttgaatgaaTACAAATGTGCTCCcagcaaaaattaaaatacaccaGAATGATAAATACCTTCGAAAAATATGTCCAAACACCTTTTctagtttaatatttatgttagtaTGACCCTGTTTCCAGTTTTAAAAGTATAAGTACTCTTGGATTAAGTGCATCAGTTCACAGCACACGCTAaaagtatctatatattaatatgtgaagcaaaaactttgtacacctttttaggaaaattgcgcggacggaggagtatgaaatttcgtacacatTTAGTTAACAAAGacaaggagtgcagaatactaatattttttttttaaattatgcataaaaatatattaaataaattgtggtgtacaataaagagtaaataaataaaaataaataaataaatcaataaaaaaaaacattacacacactaccatgtttttgacacacacgcattaatattttactcttttgttgattgtcaaattgaacattttgttaaaagggttctttattttcatatttttttttgctttaatttaaatttattaatatggtcgaatttcgacatCTGGGCGAACACTAGTAATGTTAAAATCTTAAAAGTCACTCACAAGTCGTTTTCAGCCTGGATCTGTGGCGAGCAGTTCTCCTTCATATTTGGCGCTGCCATATTGAAGCAGAGAGGGAAACCATAGTATCCCCATGACGCTTTAGGCCGCATCTGCTTAGCAATTGACAGAGTAGTCTGCATGAATTGCCTTGCTGCTGTCTCGAACCGTTTTTCCGCCTGTAATTTAATTCTTGAATGTTACTTAATTTAGTGGAGCTATCTATCATTTATGTACATgactgatatttttaatattattaatgtgaaaAATAAACGTTCAATCTACCTGATGGTGAACGGTTATCATAAAACTGTACGTATCGATTGTGAATATTTTTGGGcacgtaattaataattttatttgcggCTTCAccgaaatatttacataaatacctttaacatatatacatttaaaatgatGCTAGAAGCATAAAATTTTTGTGTTGTGttatgttgaattttttgttatgtatgttaGCTTAGAACTTTTGGCTATAATATATAGACCCATTTCGATGACTTTGTCGTGTGTATTTGtgtttaatcgaaagatggcgcaatctgatgagtactttttaactaatctttgataacgcgtatttacttgactattttttcgtttacctactttgtattacttgtcgatgaaattgaagtcggttttttttttgtttgggagcaaaacacaattattgtaagtTGCCATGACATAGAGTGATATGTGAAGCCCACCAATCAGAAAAGCCCCTACGAAGCggtaataattttcaaaataggatccctaactattataattagtCAATGTTCTCAACATTATTctaacaaaaatatagttttacttCATCTAAGGTGATAAAGTTAAATTGGTCatacatttgatattttaattaataccgGCGTTTTCAATTAATGAACAAACAAACCGCAGTACACGCAGACGCCTCTTAATTACTATGAACCGCTACTAATTGTAATATCGCTGCTCTAATTACAACACACGGACAGATTTGTATGTTGTGACATGTTTGTGATATATATTTAGGTTGTGACCTCCTCATATGCTACATACTCTACTATCTAATATGAATTCATTGCAGTCCTACATAATTTTGGCTACATGCTAGCGCTGAAAACTCTGAGTATTGACTGGGAAAGTagctcgatcttacagaagatcacagttaaataatcaTGTCTGTGTAACCTGTTACAGCAACTACTGGACCAACCttaaacttggtacgtagatagctggagatttAGAATAtcatataggctactttttatcccgacatttccACGGGATGAGGTATTCCACGGGTGAAACTGCGTGgtgcagctagtttataataaaacgataaatattttttcttaatttgtcTTAGAAAAGAATAACACAGTGGACAGACCGACACAGTTTTGTCAATTCCGACGGACTGACATACACTCTAAGCTactaatagttaatttaaatatagagcGACTGGCCTATTTAGAATAAATTCTTTTATGTATGTGTTAACACTATTATGTAATCAGttactataaaaagtaaatggcgacataataaaatattctacaaATTCAATCGTCGAATAAACGCGGTTTTACTTCAGTAAAATTTAGGATTTTAGGCTTTCACTATTCAACCGCTCAAAGAAACAagtggtgtagtggtgcgtgtgtcATGTACGCGCCTAAGCACCGGTGGTTTACGgtttcaattcccgctcgggatggatatttttatttgtacaaatatttcttaccgGTTTGAATATCTGATATTGTGTCGTTTTTTCGTGTTGtttctccccactgtgcctcgaaTAACACGTTACactgtcggtctcggttgttatcatatacacccgATAGTgatcattacttatattatggaatatattcgccaaccagcagtggtgaattaagctctgacctTTCTCCAACATGATGACTCGTTGGCGCAGCGCTCATAgcattggctgttgcgctggcggtcgcgggttcgatccccgctcacgacagacatttgtatcggccatatagatgtgtGGTCTGGGagttgtgcttgtatattgtgtatgtt includes the following:
- the LOC123664636 gene encoding hyaluronidase PH-20-like, which encodes MEWNNMEEMEEKICVNNNYYVIEMPEDEIIKDYKRPFRVYWNVPTVQCKSRKVLFENLYEKYGIIQNDGDNFRGEKITILYEPGTFPAILKNETSGKYRFRNGGVPQEGNLDEHLKAFKEDLEEIVPDPNFDGIGIIDFESWRPVFRQNFGTLVPYKDVSYEIERKLHWWWPKSWINTEAEKRFETAARQFMQTTLSIAKQMRPKASWGYYGFPLCFNMAAPNMKENCSPQIQAENDLLYWMWSESSALYPSVYSTRNLTTSQLGSLIQGRVREAIRVRRHNSPVLPYYWFRYREGGYMTEKDVDIVLKSFYNSNASGFIIWGSSNDVNTLDKCKNLHSYVETILGPAISKYVKKINIANDAIIETPPDLTVENEFLTTIGAANQTNIVEPENNTSTSKVVIDPELVFIPPLNYTQDISKNVEEELIKKGYNKSDEITDIETLNDSTVVDMIFNALIKSDKNDASDGELQTERGVKNETHLTSINNNLVTTEAPIIKDLDTLNSLITKDPMGFIEKLADEEKKIGFLDDPLTTKEPINDKEVVGLVTKSSLDGNLLFKENQVLSEKDSLFDGDITTNAENIDPTTSINKFSEQKQNKFEDNTVPIGNDDIFIDSFDALFNANYKLEDENSNEYIKSEPNEFTTLKTDIKYTKQDDLTNKNDLKNITTDEYMAHLDENFTKMSTHTEENSQRLFLETKPTTEINLSNTSENDHEVTLLSENIFSNQTDLNEFDDLLLPITNTTDLDVESSTQYDNTAFDNNEDNLILLAVNLTNQSISDNYLKISEQTTESDPSTLSDSVVLESDEFILNNNKQKSFSENETFTTDAATDQVKVPSSFASGFDNKSIYIYICIRLLYFLIIFLSTTCSDITIISFNRNVYFLA